A section of the Geoalkalibacter ferrihydriticus DSM 17813 genome encodes:
- a CDS encoding SoxR reducing system RseC family protein: protein MLEETGTVIEIKDGQTAVVLCSKSSMCESCAAMDSCRIGDDSGERLVEARNLLNAVIGDHVRIATSTRSFLQSSFVLYMLPLVFLVTGAIVGQLLAERIDAGIDPNLLSALFGVACLILSFLGIRLWSRTIPAENFMPWITEVLSDATAFNKDKNHGN, encoded by the coding sequence ATGCTTGAGGAAACCGGAACCGTTATCGAAATTAAAGACGGACAAACGGCTGTGGTTCTTTGCAGCAAGAGCAGCATGTGCGAGAGCTGCGCGGCCATGGATAGCTGCCGCATAGGAGACGACAGTGGCGAAAGATTGGTCGAAGCCCGCAATCTTTTAAATGCTGTTATTGGTGATCATGTTAGAATAGCCACCAGCACGCGAAGTTTCTTGCAAAGTTCTTTTGTCCTTTATATGTTGCCTCTCGTTTTTCTGGTTACTGGCGCCATTGTCGGGCAACTTTTGGCTGAACGCATTGACGCTGGTATTGACCCCAACCTGCTGTCCGCTCTGTTCGGTGTGGCCTGTCTGATTCTGAGTTTTCTCGGCATCAGGCTGTGGTCGCGGACTATCCCCGCAGAGAATTTTATGCCATGGATAACCGAAGTCCTTTCCGACGCAACGGCATTCAATAAAGATAAAAATCATGGGAATTAA
- the gltX gene encoding glutamate--tRNA ligase: MKNLRVRFAPSPTGYLHIGGARTALFNFLIARKEEGTFVLRVEDTDVARSTQESVDAILQAMDWLGLSYDEGPYYQSQRTEIYREKIDQLLANGKAYRCYCTAEILEEKRQRAQSEGRKPKYDGTCRRLTGEAPADKPFVIRFQAPEAGETTFADRIKGTITFRNEELDDLIIQRSDGSPTYNFVVVVDDATMDINLVIRGDDHINNTPRQSQLYQALGYEVPQFAHVPMILGADKARLSKRHGATSVMAYKEMGYLPEAMVNYLVRLGWSHGDQEIFSMDELIEKFSLENVGKSAGVFNPGKLLWLNEHYIKTGDPVRLGDCLVPFLQEKGLDPSSGPALPEVVRTLQDRAKTLVEMAEGAAFYFKKELEFDGKAVAKFLTEDKIALFNELIEGLESLEDWNEETVGDVFKKLMDQHKLKLPAIAQPVRVALTGGTSSPSIFDVVVVLGRETSLRRLRNVLPLCGA, from the coding sequence ATGAAAAACCTGCGAGTCCGTTTTGCGCCCAGTCCGACCGGCTATCTGCATATCGGCGGCGCGCGTACCGCACTGTTTAACTTTTTGATTGCACGCAAGGAAGAGGGTACCTTTGTCCTGCGCGTTGAAGACACCGATGTGGCCCGCTCCACCCAGGAATCCGTCGATGCCATTCTGCAGGCCATGGACTGGTTGGGTCTTAGTTATGACGAAGGCCCCTACTATCAGTCGCAGCGTACAGAAATTTATCGTGAAAAAATCGACCAGCTTCTGGCGAACGGAAAAGCCTACCGCTGCTACTGCACGGCTGAAATTCTTGAAGAAAAACGCCAACGCGCCCAGTCTGAAGGACGCAAACCCAAATATGACGGCACCTGTCGCAGGCTGACGGGAGAGGCGCCTGCCGACAAACCTTTCGTGATTCGCTTTCAAGCTCCGGAAGCAGGTGAGACGACCTTTGCCGACCGCATCAAGGGCACGATTACCTTTCGCAACGAAGAACTCGATGATCTCATCATCCAGCGCAGCGACGGCAGCCCCACCTATAATTTCGTCGTTGTGGTGGATGATGCTACCATGGACATCAACCTGGTAATTCGCGGAGACGATCACATCAACAACACCCCGCGTCAGAGTCAACTTTATCAGGCCCTGGGGTACGAGGTGCCGCAATTTGCCCATGTACCCATGATTCTCGGTGCCGACAAAGCCCGGTTGTCCAAGCGTCATGGAGCCACTTCGGTCATGGCCTACAAGGAAATGGGCTATCTGCCGGAAGCCATGGTGAATTACCTGGTGCGTCTTGGCTGGTCCCATGGGGATCAGGAAATCTTTTCCATGGATGAGTTGATCGAAAAATTCTCCCTCGAAAATGTCGGCAAATCCGCCGGCGTCTTCAATCCTGGAAAACTTCTGTGGCTCAACGAACACTATATCAAGACTGGCGACCCGGTGCGCCTCGGCGATTGCCTGGTTCCCTTTCTTCAAGAAAAAGGACTGGATCCAAGTTCCGGACCGGCTTTGCCGGAGGTGGTGCGTACCCTTCAGGATCGTGCCAAGACTCTGGTCGAAATGGCTGAGGGTGCAGCCTTTTATTTCAAAAAAGAACTTGAGTTTGACGGCAAAGCGGTGGCCAAATTCCTTACCGAAGACAAGATAGCACTTTTCAATGAACTCATCGAAGGTCTGGAGTCTCTTGAAGACTGGAACGAAGAAACGGTCGGAGATGTCTTCAAAAAGCTGATGGACCAGCATAAACTCAAGCTTCCGGCCATTGCCCAGCCGGTGCGCGTTGCCTTAACCGGAGGGACGAGCAGCCCCAGCATTTTCGACGTGGTTGTCGTTCTCGGCCGGGAAACCTCTCTGCGTCGCCTGCGGAATGTTTTGCCCCTGTGTGGCGCCTGA
- a CDS encoding tyrosine-type recombinase/integrase, which produces MKGNIYSDQKCPICGGRFHHDERKGGLFCAAHLNQRASGRFRVAFGRGVIRRAKTYEEAVRFLNGMRYEEDRGTFDPQDYASGQPLAMCNALNAWLEEKSYEIQKGTLKSYRPAIRRFSEFFQYTNIKLIRLPGLKKYVLWAKQQGLSEKTIFNDINCLRHFYRTQVSGKIISSDDLPEFPKISYEMKMRKIVTIDTQDLILKKVKELTYDLNPRIWIGIKILCRYPSLRPGGLLGLDEKDVDYEQGKIIIERSKTRRHGVQTVVLFDDDLDLLRSLPTRFQNSPVFRHEGGVQGTIPGQRFGKRYFYIKWKEACSDLGIEGVDLYGGTKHSTATAIADNSSPEQAMRVTGHTTNKAFKRYISTERNKQLDILSLREGEVKPGPKSVKQVSNINEARNRRK; this is translated from the coding sequence ATGAAGGGTAATATTTACAGTGATCAGAAATGCCCAATTTGTGGTGGCCGTTTTCATCATGATGAGCGCAAAGGGGGTCTATTCTGCGCTGCACATCTGAACCAGAGAGCGTCGGGACGTTTTCGCGTGGCTTTTGGCCGTGGCGTTATCAGAAGAGCAAAGACATACGAGGAAGCAGTGCGTTTTCTCAATGGAATGCGTTATGAGGAAGACCGAGGGACTTTTGACCCCCAAGATTATGCATCAGGACAACCCCTGGCCATGTGTAATGCGCTAAATGCATGGTTGGAAGAAAAATCATACGAAATACAAAAAGGGACTTTAAAAAGTTATAGGCCAGCGATCCGAAGATTTTCAGAGTTTTTCCAATATACAAACATAAAACTTATTAGATTGCCAGGATTGAAAAAATATGTTTTATGGGCAAAACAACAAGGTTTGTCCGAAAAAACAATCTTTAATGATATTAACTGCCTACGTCACTTCTATAGAACACAGGTTTCTGGAAAAATTATATCTTCAGATGATTTGCCAGAATTCCCAAAAATTTCTTACGAAATGAAAATGAGAAAAATAGTAACTATAGATACGCAGGATTTAATTCTTAAAAAAGTCAAAGAACTAACCTACGATCTCAATCCAAGAATATGGATCGGAATAAAGATTCTTTGCAGATACCCATCTCTTCGCCCTGGTGGGCTATTAGGTTTAGATGAAAAGGATGTGGATTACGAACAGGGGAAAATTATCATAGAAAGATCGAAAACTAGAAGGCATGGCGTTCAAACGGTTGTTTTATTCGATGATGATTTGGATCTTCTTCGTTCACTTCCCACAAGATTTCAAAATTCCCCCGTGTTCCGCCACGAAGGCGGCGTTCAAGGCACTATTCCAGGTCAAAGGTTTGGAAAACGCTACTTTTACATAAAATGGAAAGAAGCATGTTCAGACCTTGGGATCGAAGGAGTGGATCTTTATGGCGGAACCAAACACTCCACAGCGACAGCCATTGCAGACAATTCGTCCCCTGAGCAAGCGATGAGAGTGACGGGCCACACCACGAATAAGGCATTCAAACGGTATATTTCCACCGAAAGAAACAAGCAACTAGACATTCTTTCCCTCAGAGAAGGGGAGGTCAAACCCGGTCCAAAAAGTGTCAAACAAGTGTCAAACATAAACGAAGCCCGGAACCGCCGTAAGTAG
- a CDS encoding recombinase family protein, with the protein MNFQATFSSKPSALTNAKNKVQQMRLCDKFVHMRESLSHKIGYARVSTIGQNLDGQLDLLRQAGCDKIFSDKVSGVAVSRPEWDKALEYLRPGDVLVVTELSRMTRSLMHLLQLVKEFEDRGVNIISLRENIDTSTATGRAFMHIIGAINQMERELKAERAAAGRAAAKARGKSGGRPRTDQAKLEHARVLYENSEQSAQAICDSLGIGRRTFFKYLAQCRPA; encoded by the coding sequence GTGAATTTTCAGGCGACATTTTCTTCCAAACCAAGTGCATTAACCAATGCAAAAAACAAAGTGCAACAAATGCGTCTTTGTGATAAGTTTGTGCACATGAGAGAATCGCTATCACACAAAATCGGTTACGCTCGCGTCAGCACAATCGGCCAAAATCTTGATGGACAACTTGATTTATTGCGCCAGGCGGGGTGCGACAAAATTTTCTCCGATAAGGTTAGCGGTGTTGCCGTTTCTCGGCCCGAGTGGGACAAGGCGCTCGAATACCTGCGCCCCGGTGATGTTTTGGTGGTGACGGAACTCAGCCGCATGACCCGCTCATTGATGCATCTTCTGCAACTGGTCAAGGAATTTGAGGACCGCGGCGTCAATATCATCTCCCTGCGTGAGAATATCGACACTTCCACGGCGACCGGTCGCGCCTTCATGCACATCATCGGTGCCATCAACCAAATGGAACGCGAGCTCAAGGCCGAACGTGCCGCCGCCGGCAGGGCCGCCGCCAAAGCCAGAGGCAAAAGTGGCGGCAGACCCAGGACCGATCAGGCCAAATTGGAGCACGCGAGGGTGCTTTACGAAAATTCAGAGCAAAGCGCCCAGGCCATTTGCGACAGCCTGGGAATTGGACGCCGCACGTTTTTCAAGTATCTTGCGCAGTGCCGACCCGCCTAA
- the smpB gene encoding SsrA-binding protein SmpB, which produces MGIKIIATNKKAYHDYFIDEVYEAGLVLTGTEVKSLRQGKVNLKEAFCRIKDGEVFISNMNISPYEQASSENHDPTRMRKLLLHHEEIVKLARKVDERGLSLVPTKIYFKDSRAKLEIGIGRGKKLYDKRETLKEKQHSRETARAIRDHQR; this is translated from the coding sequence ATGGGAATTAAAATCATCGCCACCAACAAAAAGGCTTATCACGACTACTTCATCGATGAAGTCTATGAAGCCGGACTGGTGCTGACCGGCACCGAGGTCAAATCCCTGCGGCAAGGCAAGGTCAATCTCAAGGAAGCCTTTTGCCGCATCAAGGACGGCGAAGTGTTCATCAGCAACATGAACATCAGCCCCTATGAGCAGGCCAGCAGCGAAAATCATGACCCGACCCGAATGCGCAAACTGCTTCTGCACCACGAAGAGATCGTCAAATTGGCACGCAAAGTCGATGAACGCGGTTTGTCCCTGGTGCCGACCAAGATCTACTTCAAAGACAGTCGCGCCAAACTCGAAATCGGTATCGGTCGCGGCAAAAAGCTCTATGACAAGCGCGAGACCCTCAAGGAAAAACAACACAGCCGGGAGACCGCCCGCGCCATTCGCGATCATCAGCGATAG
- a CDS encoding DNA/RNA helicase domain-containing protein gives MKKINILSLIQAHKSLPREIYNNFKKYHGIDIKDKEVEDLRCLVEKLYETTENRDIFDNFYLGYKIPQISKEFDLLRITNSCAINIELKLKSTEEQVQRQLHKNNFYLSHIGIKVLLFTYITEENALYALYENDKIKKVEFSYLEAHLKDQNDQNFSEIESLFDPSSYLVSPFNSTKKFMNNEYFLTNHQEELKNNILNTIKVSTGTEFISVTGSAGTGKTLLVYDIAKVTIESSKKTLLIHCGNLNNGQDKLKTDYSWNIIPIKSINSIYLLAYDVIIIDEAQRIRLDQLQEIVKKAKVHKFKCIFSYDKNQTLANWEQSNAVEEYIKNLPCIKNYGLTDKIRTNKEIASFIKTLFNNRKNLEIKSKDNIYINYFDNNDDAKSLLECLRENKWEIIRFTPSQYNKEHHEIYFESFCKSSHGVIGQEFDKVAIVIDKFFSYNEDGSLYYKSETYYNAVKMLFQNITRTRKKLNIVIISNKCVLDRCLSVLKN, from the coding sequence GTGAAAAAAATAAACATTTTATCACTGATTCAGGCGCATAAGTCCCTACCAAGAGAAATCTACAATAATTTCAAAAAATACCACGGGATTGATATCAAAGATAAAGAGGTTGAAGATTTAAGATGTTTAGTAGAAAAACTGTACGAAACAACAGAGAATAGAGATATTTTCGACAATTTTTATTTAGGATATAAAATCCCACAAATAAGTAAAGAGTTTGATCTTCTTAGAATAACTAATAGTTGTGCCATAAATATAGAGTTAAAGCTCAAAAGCACGGAAGAACAAGTACAAAGACAACTACATAAAAATAATTTTTACCTTAGCCATATTGGAATTAAGGTATTATTATTTACATATATTACTGAAGAAAACGCTTTATATGCTCTTTATGAAAATGACAAAATAAAAAAAGTTGAATTTTCATATTTAGAAGCACACCTAAAAGATCAAAACGATCAAAATTTCAGTGAAATTGAAAGCTTATTTGATCCATCAAGCTATTTAGTCTCACCATTCAACTCAACAAAAAAATTCATGAACAATGAATATTTCCTAACTAACCATCAGGAAGAATTAAAAAATAACATTCTAAACACAATAAAAGTCAGCACAGGCACAGAATTCATCTCTGTAACTGGTAGTGCTGGAACAGGTAAAACGCTACTTGTATATGATATTGCAAAAGTGACAATAGAAAGCTCAAAAAAGACTTTATTGATACATTGCGGAAATTTGAACAATGGGCAAGACAAGCTAAAAACGGACTACTCATGGAATATAATACCAATAAAAAGCATCAATAGCATATACCTTTTAGCTTACGATGTAATAATAATAGACGAAGCACAAAGAATTAGGCTAGACCAACTACAAGAAATAGTCAAAAAGGCAAAAGTACACAAATTTAAATGTATATTTTCATATGACAAAAACCAGACTTTAGCTAACTGGGAACAAAGTAACGCAGTAGAAGAATACATAAAAAATTTACCATGTATTAAAAATTATGGATTAACTGACAAAATAAGAACTAATAAAGAAATAGCCTCGTTCATAAAAACTCTTTTTAACAACAGAAAAAATTTAGAAATTAAAAGTAAAGACAATATTTATATAAATTATTTTGACAATAATGACGATGCAAAAAGTCTTCTTGAATGCCTACGCGAAAATAAGTGGGAAATTATCAGATTTACACCTTCGCAATACAACAAAGAGCATCACGAAATTTATTTTGAATCTTTTTGCAAATCTTCCCATGGTGTCATTGGACAAGAATTTGATAAGGTAGCAATTGTCATTGACAAGTTTTTCAGTTACAACGAAGACGGCAGTCTATACTACAAAAGTGAAACATACTATAATGCAGTAAAAATGCTTTTTCAAAATATCACTAGAACAAGGAAAAAATTAAATATTGTAATTATTAGCAACAAGTGCGTCCTTGATAGGTGTTTATCGGTCTTGAAAAATTAA
- a CDS encoding IS1182 family transposase — MPRFIDYDYQQTVMVPVVFDQQILPGTFEYSLNYLIDKKLDLIIFHHRFKNDDGGRPAYDPAILLKIVLLGYSRGFTSSRKIESLCRENVVFMAISADSRPHFTTIADFISRCHDEIAKLFQQVLLICDELGLIGKEMFAVDGCKMPSNASKEWSGTKTELKKKSRKIDGAVRYLLKKHRDEDKKGQAEESIRQRERKQIETLLAASEKIETFLAQNEEKTGRGGNVVKSNITDNDSAKMKSGHGVIQGYNGVAAVDGKHQIVVAAEAFGSGQEHGLLEPMLEQIAQNLEAGEDLLKQAKVLADSGYHNQKTLEHLEEKGIDGYLADHGFRSRDPRFATASRHKDKEPPSRSRKGRHAVAAFSIDTEQQSCICPAGKSMWLKCARAKIGNHIFMQFMGRQADCDSCEQRSKCLRSASQKGARQVNVLLETLPKSQRKNGPIERMREKIDSGLGRHIYSQRLGIVEPVFGNIRETIGIKRFTLRGKKKVDGQWKLMTMLHNIFKIHRYGWAA, encoded by the coding sequence ATGCCCCGTTTCATTGATTACGATTACCAGCAAACCGTCATGGTGCCGGTGGTTTTTGATCAACAGATTCTGCCCGGCACTTTCGAGTATTCCCTCAACTACCTCATCGACAAAAAACTCGATCTGATTATCTTCCATCATCGCTTCAAAAACGATGACGGAGGCCGCCCCGCCTACGATCCTGCGATTCTCCTCAAAATCGTCTTGCTAGGCTATTCCCGAGGCTTCACCAGCAGCCGCAAAATCGAGTCGCTGTGTCGGGAGAATGTTGTCTTCATGGCCATCTCCGCCGACAGTCGCCCGCATTTCACCACGATCGCCGACTTTATTTCTCGCTGCCATGACGAGATCGCCAAGTTGTTTCAGCAGGTCTTGTTGATCTGCGACGAGTTGGGTCTGATCGGCAAGGAGATGTTCGCCGTTGACGGTTGCAAAATGCCTTCCAATGCGTCCAAAGAATGGAGCGGCACCAAGACTGAGCTAAAGAAGAAGTCCCGCAAGATCGACGGTGCTGTGCGCTATCTGCTGAAAAAGCATCGCGACGAAGACAAAAAAGGGCAGGCCGAGGAGTCGATTCGGCAACGTGAACGCAAACAGATCGAGACGCTACTGGCCGCCAGCGAGAAAATCGAAACGTTTCTTGCGCAGAACGAAGAGAAAACCGGCCGCGGCGGCAACGTGGTCAAAAGCAACATCACCGACAACGACAGCGCCAAGATGAAGAGCGGCCACGGCGTTATCCAGGGCTACAACGGCGTGGCCGCCGTCGATGGCAAACACCAGATCGTGGTCGCCGCCGAAGCCTTTGGCAGCGGTCAGGAGCACGGTTTGTTGGAGCCGATGCTGGAGCAGATCGCGCAGAACCTCGAAGCAGGCGAAGATCTCCTCAAGCAAGCCAAGGTGCTGGCCGACAGCGGCTATCATAACCAGAAGACCCTGGAGCATCTCGAAGAAAAGGGTATTGACGGCTACCTGGCCGACCACGGCTTTCGCTCCCGTGACCCGCGTTTTGCCACCGCCTCACGCCACAAGGACAAAGAGCCGCCTTCGCGGTCGCGCAAAGGGCGCCACGCGGTTGCCGCCTTCAGCATTGATACCGAGCAACAGAGTTGCATCTGTCCAGCCGGCAAGTCGATGTGGCTCAAGTGCGCCAGAGCCAAGATAGGCAATCACATTTTCATGCAGTTCATGGGGCGCCAGGCCGACTGCGACAGCTGCGAGCAGCGCAGCAAATGCCTGCGCAGCGCCAGTCAGAAAGGCGCTCGGCAGGTCAATGTCCTGCTCGAAACCCTGCCCAAAAGCCAGCGAAAAAACGGTCCGATTGAGCGGATGCGAGAAAAGATCGACTCTGGCCTCGGCCGACACATCTACAGTCAGCGCCTCGGCATCGTCGAACCGGTCTTCGGCAATATTCGCGAGACAATTGGAATCAAGCGCTTCACACTGCGGGGCAAAAAGAAGGTCGATGGCCAGTGGAAGCTGATGACCATGCTGCACAACATTTTCAAGATCCACCGCTACGGATGGGCGGCATAA
- a CDS encoding AbrB/MazE/SpoVT family DNA-binding domain-containing protein: protein MSHVEAVVGIKKWGNSLGVRLPANVAKAAHLAVDQMVRITVDDGNVTISPIDGLEMTLEQRLALFDPTRHGGEAMATAPVGAEKW from the coding sequence ATGTCACATGTCGAGGCGGTCGTTGGCATCAAAAAATGGGGGAACAGCCTGGGGGTCCGATTGCCAGCCAACGTGGCAAAGGCAGCTCATTTGGCCGTTGACCAGATGGTGCGCATCACGGTTGACGATGGCAACGTAACCATTTCTCCGATTGATGGTTTGGAGATGACCCTTGAGCAGCGGCTGGCCCTTTTTGATCCGACCAGGCATGGCGGCGAGGCAATGGCAACTGCGCCGGTTGGTGCGGAAAAATGGTGA
- the amrB gene encoding AmmeMemoRadiSam system protein B encodes MHREPAVAGQFYPANKDKLRDLIAGFIPQGESRKVMGVVSPHAGYVYSGAVAGQTLAQARIPDRVVILGPNHHGIGHRAALYPAGCWKTPLGEVVIDEPLARTLLERCSLLTEDPAAHRFEHSLEVQVPFLQFLNPQVRIVPICLGRINLAELMAFGRELGTCLKDIREDILLVASSDMTHYESAAQAREKDTAAVEKILALDPEGLYQVVAARRISMCGVIPTVAMLAACTELGARSATLVRYANSGEITGDTREVVGYAGLVIE; translated from the coding sequence ATGCATCGTGAACCTGCCGTTGCCGGGCAGTTTTACCCGGCGAACAAGGATAAATTGCGGGACCTGATCGCCGGATTCATTCCCCAGGGTGAGTCCCGCAAGGTTATGGGCGTTGTTTCGCCCCATGCAGGATATGTTTATTCCGGCGCCGTTGCCGGGCAAACCCTGGCCCAGGCACGGATTCCCGATCGCGTCGTGATTCTCGGCCCCAATCATCACGGCATCGGACACCGTGCCGCGCTCTATCCGGCCGGCTGTTGGAAAACCCCCTTAGGGGAGGTTGTTATTGATGAGCCACTGGCGCGAACACTTCTGGAACGCTGCTCTTTGTTGACCGAAGATCCCGCGGCACATCGTTTTGAGCACTCATTGGAGGTGCAGGTGCCGTTTCTGCAATTTCTCAATCCTCAGGTCCGCATCGTGCCGATCTGCCTTGGTCGGATCAACCTCGCTGAGCTGATGGCCTTTGGCCGCGAGCTGGGCACTTGCTTAAAGGATATAAGGGAAGATATCCTGCTGGTCGCCAGTTCCGATATGACCCATTATGAATCGGCGGCGCAGGCGCGGGAAAAAGATACGGCGGCCGTCGAGAAAATCCTGGCTTTGGACCCCGAAGGTCTTTATCAGGTGGTGGCCGCACGTCGCATCAGCATGTGCGGGGTAATCCCAACGGTGGCCATGCTTGCCGCATGCACAGAATTGGGTGCCCGTAGCGCTACTCTGGTCCGCTATGCCAACAGCGGCGAGATCACCGGAGACACACGCGAAGTGGTCGGTTATGCCGGTTTGGTAATTGAGTAG
- a CDS encoding IS91 family transposase, whose protein sequence is MDLISIVEQFHDSFIAQYADRLLPGYHNALRATRRCRTPDSGELHVRCTECEQTEWRPLSCGHRNCPKCQNHEASQWLDRQQAKLLPVPYFMVTFTLPAELRPLAWSFQEQIYAMLFVCAVSTLKDFGLNPKHLGADMGMTAVLHTQTRRLDYHPHIHVIVPGGGLDKRRRQWKKIKGKFLFNERNLARVFRARFLAAVKKAQLKIPVGAPDTWVVDCQHVGTGLPALKYLSRYLYRGVIAEKNILSCQDGKVTFSYLDSGTGQTCTRTLKAEDFLWLVLQHVLAKGFRRVRDYGFLHGNAKRLLLLVQLILRVMIESNPLRPRPVFKCPRCKAVMEITAFRRPAWLSG, encoded by the coding sequence ATGGATCTGATCTCTATCGTTGAACAATTTCATGATTCCTTTATCGCCCAATATGCCGACCGGCTGCTCCCCGGTTACCACAACGCGCTTCGTGCCACCAGACGCTGTCGAACGCCCGACTCGGGTGAACTCCATGTGCGCTGTACGGAATGCGAGCAAACCGAATGGCGCCCTCTCTCCTGTGGGCATCGCAATTGCCCCAAGTGTCAGAACCATGAAGCGAGCCAGTGGCTGGATCGACAACAAGCCAAGTTGTTGCCCGTGCCCTACTTTATGGTGACCTTTACCCTGCCTGCTGAACTGCGACCGCTGGCCTGGTCTTTTCAAGAACAGATCTACGCGATGCTCTTCGTCTGTGCCGTCAGCACCCTGAAGGATTTCGGCCTGAATCCCAAGCATCTGGGCGCAGATATGGGCATGACAGCGGTGCTGCATACCCAGACCCGTCGGCTTGATTATCACCCGCATATCCATGTCATCGTGCCCGGTGGCGGCCTTGATAAGCGCCGACGACAATGGAAAAAGATCAAAGGCAAGTTCCTGTTTAACGAGCGCAACCTGGCCCGTGTCTTTCGCGCCCGTTTTCTGGCGGCGGTCAAAAAGGCACAGCTGAAAATCCCGGTCGGTGCGCCCGACACATGGGTCGTTGACTGTCAGCATGTGGGCACGGGTCTACCGGCCCTGAAATATCTGTCCCGTTATCTCTATCGCGGGGTCATTGCCGAGAAAAACATCCTCTCCTGTCAGGATGGCAAGGTGACCTTCAGCTATCTGGACAGCGGCACTGGCCAAACATGTACCCGCACCCTGAAGGCGGAAGATTTTCTGTGGCTGGTGCTGCAACATGTCTTAGCCAAAGGGTTTCGCCGCGTCCGGGATTATGGCTTTTTGCACGGCAACGCCAAAAGGCTCTTGTTGCTGGTGCAACTCATTCTGCGCGTTATGATCGAGTCAAATCCCCTGCGACCAAGACCGGTTTTTAAATGCCCTCGCTGCAAAGCGGTTATGGAAATTACGGCCTTTCGACGACCGGCGTGGCTATCGGGTTAG
- a CDS encoding sulfite exporter TauE/SafE family protein: protein MDFLSFQVVGLFLLLGAFAGILAGLFGIGGGVILVPLFLWAFTVAEFPPELIVHIAFGTSLAIIIPTAFSATLGHRKRGNVRNRQVLFLAGGSLLGAAFGSWLATGLSGDVLKALFGLMQIGVGLKMFLFRPRLPPEEHGRIPRLNLLSVGFAGGAFSAFFGIGGGVITVPLLVIALRQPIHLAVGNSSALIVVSAFAATIFYILLGRNVPDLPPYCFGYVNVLVATLVAPLSILCARLGVRLASRVRNDRLMRIFAVFLIVIGLRMFISFWI from the coding sequence ATGGATTTTCTCTCCTTTCAGGTTGTCGGCCTTTTTCTTTTGCTCGGTGCCTTTGCGGGGATCCTTGCCGGGTTGTTTGGCATTGGCGGCGGCGTTATTCTCGTGCCGCTGTTTCTCTGGGCCTTCACCGTTGCCGAGTTTCCTCCCGAACTCATCGTGCATATCGCCTTCGGCACCAGCCTGGCAATTATCATCCCCACCGCTTTCAGCGCTACGTTGGGACATCGCAAACGCGGCAATGTCAGAAACCGGCAGGTTCTGTTCCTGGCCGGCGGCTCCTTGCTCGGCGCCGCCTTTGGCTCATGGCTGGCCACTGGTTTGTCGGGAGATGTTCTCAAGGCCTTGTTCGGTCTTATGCAGATCGGCGTCGGTCTTAAAATGTTTCTCTTCCGGCCTCGCCTGCCGCCCGAGGAGCATGGAAGAATCCCCCGCCTGAATTTGCTCTCAGTGGGATTTGCCGGGGGCGCTTTTTCCGCGTTTTTCGGCATCGGCGGCGGAGTGATCACGGTTCCCCTGCTGGTCATTGCCCTGCGACAGCCTATTCATCTGGCCGTGGGCAATTCCAGCGCCCTGATCGTTGTCTCTGCCTTTGCGGCGACCATCTTTTATATTTTGCTTGGGCGCAATGTGCCTGATCTGCCGCCATATTGTTTTGGTTATGTCAACGTGCTTGTGGCCACCCTGGTTGCGCCGCTCAGCATTCTCTGCGCCCGACTTGGTGTGCGCCTTGCGTCACGCGTGCGCAATGATAGACTGATGAGAATATTTGCCGTTTTTCTGATTGTCATCGGGCTGCGTATGTTTATCAGTTTCTGGATCTGA